A section of the Lynx canadensis isolate LIC74 chromosome A1, mLynCan4.pri.v2, whole genome shotgun sequence genome encodes:
- the SLC4A9 gene encoding anion exchange protein 4 has protein sequence MKLPGQEEFEVSSACENVPTGELENGPGSCLSPDGTSDTDRGDRGVPTDPLLFIQLNELLGWPQALEWRETGRWVLFEEKLEVGAGRWSVPHVPTLALPSLQKLRSLLAEGLVLLDCPAQSFLELVEQVTRVESLSPELRGQLQALLLQRPQHLIQPTGTRPCQGSAHPREASHNEEAPLKEQRQNPLRRKLPPGAEAGAVLAGELGFLVRPLGAFVRLRDPVVLGPLTEVPLPSRFFCLLLGPSTLGRGYHEMGRAMAILLSDRQFQWSVRRASSLHDLLTALDAFLEEVTVLPPGRWDPTARIAPPKCLPSQHKRLLSQLREVKGPSAQHGALAEDRHGHWPHAPSPELQRTGRLFGGLVQDVRRKALWYTSDFLDALHPQCFSAVLYIYLATITNAITFGGLLGEATDGAQGVLESFLGTAVAGAAFCLMAGQPLTILSSTGPVLVFERLLFSFSRDYSLDYLPFRLWVGIWVATFCLALVATEASVLVRYFTRFTEEGFCALISLIFIYDAVGKMLSLTSAYPIQSPGSPAYSCFCQYPDLGGNESQWKKTEPKDRDDISSMDLGLVNASLLPPPECARRGGHPRGPGCHIVPDIAFFSVLLFLTSFLIATALKHVKTSRFFPSVVRKVLGDFSSVLAMLLGCGLDSFLGLATPKLMVPSEFKALECFQPVVHAHVLLPPTTQGLGTGPTLPGRGWLVSPFGANPWWLSVAAALPALLLSILIFMDQQITAVILNRAEYKLRKGAGFHLDLFCVSVLLLLTSVLGLPWYVSATVISLAHMDSLRRESTACVLGEPRSFLGIREQRLTGLVVFILTGASIFLAPVLKFIPMPVLYGIFLYMGVAAISSIQFTKRVQLLLMPAKHQPDLLLLRHVPLSRVHLFTAIQLACLGLLWIIKSTPAAIIFPLMLLGLVGVRKALEWVFSPQELLWLDELMPEKERNIPEKGLEPEYSLSGDTEDSELMYQPRAPEINISVN, from the exons ATGAAGCTGCCAGGCCAGGAAGAGTTTGAAGTCTCCAGTGCTTGTGAAAATGTGCCCACAGGAGAGCTGGAGAATGGCCCTGGCTCTTGCCTCAGCCCTGACGGCACCTCAGACACAGACAGAGGGGATCGGGGGGTACCCACGGACCCTCTGCTCTTCATTCAGCTGAATGAACTTCTGGGCTGGCCCCAGGCACTGGAgtggagagagacaggcag GTGGGTGCTGTTTGAGGAGAAGCTGGAGGTGGGTGCAGGCCGGTGGAGTGTCCCTCACGTGCCCACCCTGGCACTGCCCAGCCTTCAGAAGCTCCGCAGCCTACTGGCCGAGGGCCTTGTGCTGCTGGACTGTCCAGCTCAGAGCTTCCTGGAGCTCGTGG AACAGGTGACAAGAGTGGAGTCGCTGAGCCCAGAGCTGAGAGGGCAGCTGCAGGCCTTGCTGCTGCAGAGACCCCAGCATCTCATCCAGCCCACAGGCACCAGGCCCTGCCAGG GGTCTGCTCATCCAAGAGAGGCTTCTCACAATGAGGAAGCCCCGCTGAAGGAACAG CGTCAGAACCCTCTGAGACGGAAGCTGCCTCCAGGGGCTGAGGCAGGGGCTGTGCTGGCAGGAGAGTTGGGCTTCCTGGTACGGCCCCTGGGGGCCTTTGTACGACTGCGGGATCCAGTGGTGTTGGGGCCCCTCACTGAGGTGCCCCTTCCCAGCAG GTTTTTCTGCCTCCTCCTTGGTCCTTCCACACTGGGAAGGGGCTATCATGAGATGGGCCGGGCCATGGCCATCCTCCTCAGTGACCGG CAATTCCAGTGGTCAGTTCGTCGGGCCAGCAGCCTTCATGACCTTCTGACAGCCTTGGATGCCTTCCTAGAGGAGGTGACAGTGCTTCCTCCAGGTCGGTGGGACCCGACAGCCCGGATCGCCCCACCCAAATGTCTGCCTTCCCAGCACAAAAG GCTCCTCTCACAACTGAGGGAGGTCAAGGGCCCATCTGCCCAGCATGGGGCCCTGGCTGAGGACAGACATGGTCACTGGCCACACGCGCCCAGCCCAGAGTTACAGCGGACAGGCAG GCTGTTTGGGGGCCTTGTCCAGGATGTGCGTCGGAAGGCCTTGTGGTACACCAGTGACTTCCTGGACGCGCTGCATCCCCAGTGCTTCTCGGCTGTGCTCTACATCTACCTGGCCACCATCACTAACGCCATCACTTTTGGGGGTCTGCTGGGGGAAGCCACCGATGGTGCTCAG GGGGTGCTGGAAAGTTTTCTGGGCACTGCAGTGGCTGGAGCTGCTTTCTGCCTGATGGCTGGCCAGCCCCTCACCATCCTCAGCAGCACGGGGCCAGTGCTGGTCTTTGAACGCCTGCTCTTCTCCTTCAGCAG AGATTACAGCTTGGACTACCTGCCTTTCCGCCTATgggtgggcatctgggtggccacCTTTTGTCTGGCACTAGTGGCCACAGAGGCCAGCGTGCTGGTACGCTACTTTACCCGCTTCACCGAAGAAGGCTTCTGTGCCCTCATCAGCCTCATCTTCATCTACGATGCTGTGGGCAAAATGCTGAGCTTGACCAGTGCCTATCCCATCCAGAGCCCTGGCTCTCCTGCCTACAGCTGCTTTTGCCAGTACCCAGAcctgggag GAAATGAGTCTCAGTGGAAGAAGACAGAACCAAAAGACAGAGATGACATCTCAAGCATG GACCTAGGCCTGGTCAATGCCTCCTTGCTGCCCCCACCTGAGTGTGCCCGACGGGGAGGCCACCCTCGTGGTCCCGGCTGTCATATAGTCCCAGACATCGccttcttctctgtcctcctcttcctTACTTCTTTCCTCATAGCCACGGCCCTCAAGCATGTAAAGACAAGCCGCTTCTTCCCCTCTGTG GTGCGCAAAGTGCTCGGTGACTTCTCCTCAGTCCTGGCCATGCTGCTGGGCTGTGGCCTCGATTCCTTCCTGGGTCTAGCCACACCAAAGCTCATGGTGCCCAGCGAGTTCAAG GCACTGGAATGCTTTCAACCAGTTGTACATGCACACGTACTGCTCCCACCTACCACCCAGGGTCTTGGAACTGGG CCCACACTCCCTGGGCGTGGATGGCTGGTGTCACCTTTTGGAGCCAACCCCTGGTGGCTGAGTGTGGCAGCCGCCCTCCCTGCTCTGCTGCTGTCTATCCTCATCTTCATGGACCAGCAGATCACAGCGGTCATCCTCAACCGTGCCGAATATAAACTGCGG AAGGGAGCTGGCTTCCACCTGGAcctcttctgtgtgtctgtgctgCTGCTGCTCACATCAGTGCTTGGGCTGCCCTGGTATGTCTCAGCCACAGTCATCTCCCTGGCCCATATGGACAGTCTTCGGAGAGAGAGCACAGCTTGTGTCCTGGGGGAACCCCGCAGCTTCCTGGGCATCAG GGAGCAGAGGCTGACAGGCCTGGTGGTGTTCATCCTCACAGGAGCCTCCATCTTCCTGGCACCTGTACTGAAG TTCATCCCGATGCCTGTGCTCTATGGAATCTTCCTGTACATGGGAGTGGCAGCGATTAGCAGCATCCAG TTCACAAAGAGGGTACAGCTATTATTGATGCCAGCAAAACACCAGCCAGACCTCCTCCTCTTGAGACATGTGCCTCTGAGCAGGGTCCACCTCTTCACAGCTATCCAGCTTGCCTGCCTGGGTCTGCTTTGGATAATCAAATCTACTCCTGCAGCCATCATCTTCCCCCTCATG TTGCTGGGCCTGGTGGGGGTCCGAAAGGCACTGGAGTGGGTCTTCTCACCACAGGAACTCCTTTGGCTGGACGAGCTGAtgccagagaaggaaaggaacatCCCTGAGAAGGGACTGGAGCCAGAGTACTCACTTAGTGGTGACACTGAAGAT TCAGAGCTGATGTATCAGCCAAGGGCTCCAGAAATCAACATCTCTGTGAATTAG